The archaeon CG10_big_fil_rev_8_21_14_0_10_43_11 DNA segment CGACTATGATTGCAACCCTTGGCGTGAGTCTTATTTCATTTATTGGTGTGTTTACCTTAAGCATTGAAAAAAAGAAACTTACCGGGCTTATTCGCAACCTTGTTAGTTTAAGCGCAGGCACGCTTATTGGCGGCGCACTCCTGCACCTGCTTCCTGAAGCCATGGCCACGCACGTGTCTTTAGCCATGGTAAGCATGATTTTTGGGTTTGTGATTTTTGGCGCAATTGAGTTTATTATCAAACAATTCTGGCACGCACAAAAAAAGCAAAAAACAAAATCATTTGCGTACATGAACCTTATAGGAGATGGCGTGCACAATTTTCTTGACGGACTTATTATCGGAACCAGCTTTAGCGCAAACATGGCACTGGGAATTACAAGCACGCTTGCAGTTGCACTTCATGAAATCCCTCAGGAAATCGGAGATTTTGCTATTCTTTTGTATGCTGGCATGAAAACGCGGCGCGCCCTTATGCATAATTTTCTCTCGGCACTGTTTGCGATTCTTGGCGGCATTATTGGTGTTGTGCTCCTTGAAA contains these protein-coding regions:
- a CDS encoding ZIP family metal transporter, with protein sequence MAHFLATMIATLGVSLISFIGVFTLSIEKKKLTGLIRNLVSLSAGTLIGGALLHLLPEAMATHVSLAMVSMIFGFVIFGAIEFIIKQFWHAQKKQKTKSFAYMNLIGDGVHNFLDGLIIGTSFSANMALGITSTLAVALHEIPQEIGDFAILLYAGMKTRRALMHNFLSALFAILGGIIGVVLLESIHSISAFLLAFAAGGFFYIACIDLIPELARDKKKHPRHHLLIGFLTGFVLMLFLTFF